A genomic segment from Deltaproteobacteria bacterium encodes:
- the ftsY gene encoding signal recognition particle-docking protein FtsY yields MGTELLYAAVAIAAVLLFVAGVRRAARKQVGARPAAGRLEDRGHRDRARGAAGGERDTGGERDTGGERDTGGDRDAGAGEERDAGDERDAGDDRADGDDRDADDERDTGDAAARADDDEARAAFERGLAKTRGGFVARLGRLFRKQIDASILDELEEVLLTADIGPRTADKLFQQIKAKLSRSELADADAIWSELRRLSRDILSVDAPPVDWSRARPFVLLTIGVNGVGKTTTIGKLAALHTRRGAKVLLAAGDTFRAAAGEQLEIWGERAGAPVVRGKPNADPSAVIFDAIRRGIDDGFDLVIADTAGRLHTKVDLMEELKKVRRVCDKALPGAPHETWLVLDATTGQNAIAQAQMFKEAMDITGIVLTKLDGTAKGGVILGICNELQVPVRYVGVGEQVDDLRPFDPDAFIDALYAPDPAAHAA; encoded by the coding sequence TTGGGCACCGAGTTGCTATACGCGGCGGTGGCGATCGCCGCGGTGCTGCTGTTCGTCGCCGGCGTGCGTCGCGCCGCCCGCAAACAGGTGGGCGCGCGACCGGCCGCCGGCCGGCTCGAGGACCGCGGCCATCGAGATCGCGCGCGCGGTGCGGCCGGCGGCGAGCGCGATACCGGCGGCGAGCGCGATACCGGCGGCGAGCGCGATACCGGCGGCGACCGCGACGCCGGCGCCGGCGAAGAGCGCGATGCGGGCGACGAGCGCGACGCGGGCGACGACCGCGCCGACGGCGACGACCGCGACGCGGACGACGAGCGCGACACCGGCGACGCGGCTGCGCGCGCCGACGACGACGAGGCCCGCGCCGCGTTCGAGCGCGGCCTCGCCAAGACCCGCGGCGGATTCGTCGCGCGCCTCGGGCGGCTGTTCCGCAAGCAGATCGACGCATCCATCCTCGACGAACTCGAGGAAGTGCTGCTCACCGCGGACATCGGCCCGCGCACCGCCGACAAGCTGTTTCAGCAGATCAAAGCGAAGCTGTCCCGCTCGGAGCTGGCCGACGCCGACGCGATCTGGTCCGAGCTGCGACGGCTGTCGCGCGACATCTTGTCGGTGGACGCGCCGCCGGTCGACTGGTCGCGCGCGCGGCCCTTCGTGCTGCTCACGATCGGCGTCAACGGGGTCGGCAAGACCACCACGATCGGCAAGCTGGCCGCGCTCCACACGCGGCGCGGCGCCAAGGTGCTGCTGGCCGCGGGAGACACGTTTCGCGCGGCGGCCGGCGAGCAGCTCGAAATCTGGGGTGAGCGGGCCGGAGCGCCGGTCGTTCGCGGAAAACCCAACGCCGATCCCTCCGCGGTCATCTTCGACGCGATCCGCCGCGGCATCGACGACGGCTTCGACCTCGTCATCGCCGACACGGCCGGCCGCCTCCACACCAAGGTCGACCTCATGGAGGAACTCAAGAAGGTTCGCCGCGTATGCGACAAGGCGCTGCCTGGCGCGCCGCACGAGACCTGGTTGGTCCTCGATGCAACCACCGGGCAGAACGCCATCGCCCAGGCGCAGATGTTCAAGGAGGCCATGGACATCACCGGCATCGTCCTCACCAAGCTCGACGGCACCGCCAAAGGCGGTGTCATTTTGGGCATTTGCAACGAGTTACAGGTGCCGGTGCGGTACGTGGGCGTCGGCGAGCAGGTCGACGACCTGCGACCGTTCGATCCCGACGCCTTCATCGACGCGCTGTATGCGCCGGACCCGGCGGCTCACGCCGCCTAA